One segment of Haliotis asinina isolate JCU_RB_2024 chromosome 12, JCU_Hal_asi_v2, whole genome shotgun sequence DNA contains the following:
- the LOC137257966 gene encoding AKT-interacting protein-like isoform X1, with protein sequence MSSTPGHKVQTSRAAAGVAISPSDTPSPRPPSRSDGRRLPSIPSPDSQELMLRHTSQHTMPVSKGPNGYGPFFQEYNLMAEYNQLCSLKAPGIYVMPSAKSPRIWNGVLFIRQGLYQEGVFRFTLTIPDNFPDTDCDCPSVVFEYPVFHPLVHPVSGLLDVKKGFPKWRRNVNHIWQVLLYARRIFYKIETKAPLNQEAADLYHQDPEHYKKRVLESVQASKERIYEPPASDDPYAIRFSEWQPLVHEEALQEMLESKTSQGESRSGSPPSLGLSWVSLDTTQILSREDPATA encoded by the exons ATGTCCAGCACCCCGGGTCATAAAGTACAG ACTTCCCGTGCAGCAGCAGGAGTAGCCATATCTCcaagtgacacaccctcccctcGGCCTCCGTCCCGGTCAGATGGGCGGAGGTTACCCAGCATTCCTTCACCAGACTCCCAGGAACTGATGTTACGACATACAAGCCAACACACAATGCCAGTATCTAAAGGACCCAATGGCTATGGGCCTTTCTTCCAGGAGTACAATCTCATGGCCGAGTA CAATCAGCTGTGTTCTTTGAAAGCACCAGGCATATATGTCATGCCGTCTGCCAAATCACCCCGCA TCTGGAATGGCGTGCTGTTCATCCGGCAAGGCTTGTACCAGGAAGGGGTGTTTCGGTTCACACTCACCATCCCCGACAACTTTCCCGACACGGACTGTGACTGTCCT AGCGTGGTGTTTGAGTACCCGGTGTTCCATCCTTTAGTCCATCCAGTGTCCGGCCTGCTGGACGTGAAGAAGGGCTTCCCCAAGTGGAG GCGCAATGTGAACCACATCTGGCAGGTTTTACTGTATGCAAGAAGAATATTCTACAAGATTGAAACAAAGGCTCCTTTGAATCAAGAAGCTGCTGATTT ATACCACCAGGACCCAGAACACTACAAGAAGAGGGTATTGGAGTCAGTCCAGGCATCGAAGGAGCGCATCTATGAACCGCCAGCGTCTGATGACCCCTATGCAATAAG GTTCAGTGAGTGGCAGCCTCTGGTGCATGAGGAGGCTTTACAGGAGATGCTGGAGTCTAAG ACAAGCCAAGGTGAAAGTCGAAGTGGCAGTCCGCCATCTTTAGGTCTGTCCTGGGTTTCTCTGGACACAACGCAAATCTTGTCCCGTGAGGACCCAGCCACAGCGTAG
- the LOC137257966 gene encoding AKT-interacting protein-like isoform X2 yields MSSTPGHKVQTSRAAAGVAISPSDTPSPRPPSRSDGRRLPSIPSPDSQELMLRHTSQHTMPVSKGPNGYGPFFQEYNLMAEYNQLCSLKAPGIYVMPSAKSPRIWNGVLFIRQGLYQEGVFRFTLTIPDNFPDTDCDCPSVVFEYPVFHPLVHPVSGLLDVKKGFPKWRRNVNHIWQVLLYARRIFYKIETKAPLNQEAADLYHQDPEHYKKRVLESVQASKERIYEPPASDDPYAIRFSEWQPLVHEEALQEMLESKVYVVPVFDV; encoded by the exons ATGTCCAGCACCCCGGGTCATAAAGTACAG ACTTCCCGTGCAGCAGCAGGAGTAGCCATATCTCcaagtgacacaccctcccctcGGCCTCCGTCCCGGTCAGATGGGCGGAGGTTACCCAGCATTCCTTCACCAGACTCCCAGGAACTGATGTTACGACATACAAGCCAACACACAATGCCAGTATCTAAAGGACCCAATGGCTATGGGCCTTTCTTCCAGGAGTACAATCTCATGGCCGAGTA CAATCAGCTGTGTTCTTTGAAAGCACCAGGCATATATGTCATGCCGTCTGCCAAATCACCCCGCA TCTGGAATGGCGTGCTGTTCATCCGGCAAGGCTTGTACCAGGAAGGGGTGTTTCGGTTCACACTCACCATCCCCGACAACTTTCCCGACACGGACTGTGACTGTCCT AGCGTGGTGTTTGAGTACCCGGTGTTCCATCCTTTAGTCCATCCAGTGTCCGGCCTGCTGGACGTGAAGAAGGGCTTCCCCAAGTGGAG GCGCAATGTGAACCACATCTGGCAGGTTTTACTGTATGCAAGAAGAATATTCTACAAGATTGAAACAAAGGCTCCTTTGAATCAAGAAGCTGCTGATTT ATACCACCAGGACCCAGAACACTACAAGAAGAGGGTATTGGAGTCAGTCCAGGCATCGAAGGAGCGCATCTATGAACCGCCAGCGTCTGATGACCCCTATGCAATAAG GTTCAGTGAGTGGCAGCCTCTGGTGCATGAGGAGGCTTTACAGGAGATGCTGGAGTCTAAGGTATATGTAGTTCCAG TCTTTGATGTCTGA